A single Thermosynechococcus vestitus BP-1 DNA region contains:
- the glyQ gene encoding glycine--tRNA ligase subunit alpha — translation MYFQDVIATLHQFWAAQGCLIAQPYDVEKGAGTKSPHTFLRALGPEPWAVAYVEPCRRPADGRYGENPNRYQYYYQYQVLIKPSPDNIQEIYLESLRALGIRPQDHDIRFVEDNWEDAAVGAWGVGWEVWLDGMEVTQFTYFQQCGGLDCRPVSIEITYGLERLTMYLQEVDAIASIRWNSTLTYGDVHLQGEIEQSTYNFEASDPERLFTLFSLYQQEAEQLLEKQLVLPSLDYVLKCSHTFNLLDARGVISVAERTRYIGRIRGLARRVAQAYVQQREALGFPLLKEPAAIAP, via the coding sequence ATGTACTTTCAGGACGTTATTGCAACACTGCACCAATTTTGGGCGGCTCAGGGATGCCTGATTGCTCAGCCCTACGATGTGGAAAAAGGCGCCGGTACCAAAAGCCCCCATACCTTTTTGCGGGCCCTCGGCCCTGAACCTTGGGCAGTGGCCTATGTCGAACCCTGTCGGCGACCAGCGGATGGCCGCTATGGCGAGAATCCCAACCGCTATCAGTACTACTACCAGTACCAAGTGCTGATTAAGCCCTCTCCCGACAATATCCAAGAGATCTATTTGGAGTCACTGCGCGCCCTTGGCATTCGCCCCCAAGATCATGACATTCGCTTTGTCGAAGACAACTGGGAGGATGCTGCCGTCGGCGCGTGGGGGGTAGGCTGGGAGGTGTGGCTAGATGGCATGGAAGTGACCCAGTTTACCTACTTCCAGCAGTGCGGTGGTCTGGATTGTCGGCCGGTCTCCATTGAAATTACCTACGGCCTAGAACGGTTGACCATGTACCTCCAGGAGGTGGATGCGATCGCCAGTATCCGATGGAACTCTACCCTCACCTATGGCGATGTCCATCTCCAAGGGGAAATTGAGCAATCCACCTACAACTTTGAAGCCTCCGACCCGGAACGATTGTTCACGCTTTTTAGTCTCTACCAGCAGGAGGCGGAGCAGCTTCTAGAAAAGCAGTTGGTACTGCCCAGTTTGGATTATGTGCTCAAGTGTTCCCACACCTTTAACCTGCTGGATGCCCGCGGCGTCATTTCGGTGGCAGAGCGCACGCGCTACATTGGTCGCATTCGCGGATTGGCCCGGCGGGTTGCCCAAGCCTATGTCCAACAACGGGAGGCTCTGGGGTTTCCACTGCTGAAGGAGCCGGCGGCGATCGCCCCCTAA
- the cysH gene encoding phosphoadenosine phosphosulfate reductase codes for MLTPPMAASVSFDLDALNQRFEGAHPRDILAWAVTEIPQGLVQTSAFNVDDMVITDLLYRDLRPNPPVPVLFLDTLHHFAETLAFVQQAKEKYSLDLRTYKIPDVDSREAFAARYGDKLWETNVEQFHHLTKIEPLQRGLAELHTVAWITGRRRDQALTRANMPYVELDKEGRLKINPLAAWTRKQTWAYVMEHGVIYNPLHDRGYASIGDEPLTTPIAEGEDERAGRWRGMGKTECGIHI; via the coding sequence ATGCTAACACCGCCTATGGCTGCCTCCGTAAGCTTTGACCTCGATGCCCTCAACCAACGCTTTGAAGGGGCACATCCCCGTGACATTTTGGCATGGGCCGTCACAGAAATTCCCCAGGGGCTGGTGCAGACCAGTGCCTTTAACGTAGATGACATGGTGATTACAGATCTGCTGTACCGTGATCTGCGCCCCAATCCACCGGTGCCCGTTCTCTTTTTGGACACGCTCCATCACTTTGCCGAGACCCTAGCATTTGTGCAGCAGGCCAAGGAAAAATACAGTCTGGATTTGCGCACCTACAAAATCCCTGATGTTGACAGCCGCGAAGCCTTTGCTGCCCGCTATGGCGACAAACTTTGGGAAACCAATGTTGAGCAGTTTCACCATCTCACTAAAATTGAACCGCTGCAACGGGGCTTGGCAGAACTGCATACTGTGGCTTGGATTACCGGCCGGCGTCGCGATCAAGCGCTCACCCGTGCCAATATGCCCTATGTGGAACTGGACAAAGAGGGTCGTCTGAAAATTAATCCCCTTGCTGCTTGGACACGGAAACAAACTTGGGCCTATGTGATGGAGCACGGGGTGATTTACAATCCCCTCCACGATCGCGGCTATGCCAGCATTGGCGATGAGCCCCTCACCACCCCTATCGCCGAGGGGGAAGATGAACGGGCCGGTCGCTGGCGCGGCATGGGCAAAACCGAGTGCGGGATTCACATCTAA
- the dxr gene encoding 1-deoxy-D-xylulose-5-phosphate reductoisomerase has product MKALNLLGSTGSIGTQTLDIVAQYPDRFRVVGLAAGRNLERLIPQIRQFQPEIVSIADPEQLPELEAALADLPQKPQLVAGEAGIAAVAAYGDAEVVVTGIVGCAGLVPTIAAIKAGKDIALANKETLIAGGPVVLPLLQEYGVKLLPADSEHSAIFQCLQGVPEGGLRKIILTASGGAFRDWPVEKLAQVTVADALKHPNWSMGPKITVDSATLMNKGLEVIEAHYLFGMDYDNIEIVIHPQSIIHSLIELQDTSVLAQLGWPDMRLPLLYALSWPERIPTNWSPLDLVKAGDLTFRSPDHQKYPCMGLAYAAGRAGGAMPAVLNAANEQAVALFIAEAIAFLEIPRLIEMVCDRYSAQNIPNPTLEDILAADRWARATVQELAQRGVSPMVAL; this is encoded by the coding sequence GTGAAGGCACTCAATCTCCTTGGCTCCACCGGCTCCATTGGTACGCAAACCCTTGACATCGTTGCCCAATATCCCGATCGCTTTCGTGTGGTTGGCCTTGCTGCTGGGCGCAACCTGGAGCGACTGATCCCGCAAATTCGCCAATTTCAGCCTGAGATTGTCAGTATTGCCGATCCTGAACAACTGCCGGAGCTAGAGGCGGCCTTGGCCGATCTGCCCCAAAAACCGCAACTGGTGGCTGGAGAAGCGGGAATTGCAGCGGTGGCCGCCTATGGAGATGCCGAGGTTGTTGTCACGGGCATTGTCGGCTGTGCCGGTCTGGTACCGACGATCGCCGCCATTAAAGCGGGCAAAGATATTGCCTTAGCCAATAAGGAAACGCTCATTGCCGGTGGACCTGTGGTCTTGCCATTGCTTCAGGAGTACGGTGTCAAGCTGCTGCCTGCCGATTCTGAGCACTCTGCCATTTTTCAGTGTTTGCAGGGGGTGCCTGAAGGCGGACTGCGGAAAATCATTCTCACGGCCTCAGGAGGCGCGTTTCGCGATTGGCCCGTGGAGAAACTCGCCCAGGTGACGGTGGCCGATGCCCTCAAACATCCCAACTGGTCGATGGGGCCAAAAATTACTGTGGACTCGGCAACCTTGATGAATAAAGGCCTAGAGGTGATTGAAGCCCATTACCTCTTCGGCATGGACTACGACAATATCGAGATTGTCATCCATCCCCAAAGTATTATTCACTCCCTGATTGAGTTGCAAGATACCTCGGTGCTGGCGCAGTTGGGCTGGCCGGATATGCGCTTGCCCTTGTTGTATGCCCTCTCTTGGCCCGAACGCATCCCCACCAATTGGTCGCCCTTAGACTTAGTGAAGGCAGGGGATTTGACCTTCCGATCGCCCGATCACCAAAAGTATCCCTGTATGGGACTGGCCTATGCGGCGGGTCGGGCAGGGGGGGCCATGCCGGCAGTCCTCAACGCCGCCAATGAACAGGCGGTCGCCCTCTTTATTGCCGAGGCGATTGCCTTCCTTGAGATTCCCCGCCTCATTGAGATGGTCTGCGATCGCTACTCTGCCCAAAACATTCCTAACCCCACCCTAGAGGATATTTTGGCCGCCGATCGCTGGGCGCGAGCAACGGTGCAGGAGTTAGCCCAACGGGGGGTCAGCCCCATGGTTGCTCTCTAG
- a CDS encoding YggS family pyridoxal phosphate-dependent enzyme: MLSAAEIRDRASHLKSTLPPHVRLIAVSKFMPAAAIRAAYEAGIRDFGESRVQEAASKRAELADLTDITWHLIGHLQTNKVRQALQLFDWIHTVDRWKLAERIDTLLKERGAASPRCLLQVKLRPDPQKYGWEKSDLEAALPQLDALLHLRCWGLMTILPLGLAPSEQLQVFQELRAWGEELSTKGWQQLRWQEYSMGMTQDYPLAVQAGATMVRIGTAIFGDRPSALKIQQQ; encoded by the coding sequence GTGTTATCCGCTGCTGAAATTCGCGATCGCGCCAGCCACCTCAAATCAACGCTGCCTCCCCATGTCCGCCTAATTGCCGTCAGCAAGTTCATGCCAGCGGCTGCAATTCGTGCTGCCTATGAGGCCGGCATTCGGGATTTTGGCGAAAGTCGTGTGCAGGAAGCTGCCAGCAAACGCGCTGAATTGGCTGACCTCACGGATATTACCTGGCATCTGATTGGCCATTTGCAAACGAATAAAGTACGGCAGGCGCTGCAACTCTTTGACTGGATTCATACCGTTGACCGCTGGAAGTTGGCCGAGCGGATCGATACCCTCCTCAAGGAGAGGGGGGCAGCCAGTCCCCGCTGTCTCCTGCAGGTCAAACTCCGCCCCGACCCCCAAAAATATGGCTGGGAAAAATCGGACCTAGAGGCCGCCCTGCCCCAACTGGATGCTCTCCTCCATCTGCGCTGCTGGGGTCTGATGACCATTCTGCCCTTGGGGTTGGCCCCCTCAGAACAGTTGCAAGTATTTCAGGAATTGCGGGCTTGGGGTGAGGAACTGAGCACAAAGGGATGGCAGCAGCTCCGGTGGCAGGAGTACTCCATGGGGATGACCCAAGACTATCCTCTGGCGGTGCAGGCCGGTGCAACGATGGTGCGCATTGGTACGGCTATTTTTGGCGATCGCCCATCGGCGTTAAAAATTCAGCAGCAGTAA
- a CDS encoding DNA double-strand break repair nuclease NurA, which produces MVLPLSQLVQQLNDKKDEFLRYDTAFAEVRQAYQEALARWQQQTIADITAAIDPQMTDWGARPIEPWNQGWRIPLGVQWPHRQAAREWAMTQLMEVTTVAVDGSQMVPSEELFLPVGVVQAGWFLNHHRRDRPYAKEIALELITPAELRQAETELAQPQTYRLHERYIHLRRFELELKTLRERMAEVTAPALLLFDGSFVATFAESYTPQWQGRYVAALCQTLEASRQQRIPLLAYIDGSQARDLVTLLAHLDRLAPSLHLCDAQLLNTVLTQWGDRSPLFLCDRGGILETYGPWAKGIGFCYLKAHQGYPVRVELPLWIYEAGQLNAVIRWLCGELITGQGYPYALEVADQVAVLQGSDRQAFLKQLQVWAAGVGMELRFSRKWVSKQQRR; this is translated from the coding sequence ATGGTGTTACCCCTTTCCCAACTGGTGCAGCAATTGAATGATAAAAAGGACGAATTTCTCAGGTATGACACTGCCTTTGCTGAGGTGCGGCAGGCCTATCAGGAGGCCCTAGCCAGATGGCAGCAGCAAACAATTGCCGATATCACCGCTGCCATTGATCCGCAGATGACAGATTGGGGGGCACGTCCCATTGAACCTTGGAATCAGGGGTGGCGCATTCCCTTGGGGGTACAGTGGCCCCATCGGCAGGCAGCACGGGAGTGGGCAATGACCCAACTCATGGAGGTGACCACTGTTGCGGTGGATGGCTCCCAGATGGTTCCCAGTGAGGAGCTATTTTTGCCCGTGGGTGTGGTACAGGCGGGCTGGTTCCTCAATCACCATCGGCGCGATCGCCCCTACGCCAAGGAAATTGCCCTTGAACTGATTACACCAGCGGAACTGCGCCAAGCAGAAACAGAACTGGCGCAACCCCAAACCTACCGCCTCCACGAGCGCTACATCCACCTGCGCCGCTTTGAACTGGAATTAAAAACCCTACGGGAGCGCATGGCGGAGGTAACGGCACCCGCGTTGCTCTTGTTTGATGGCTCCTTTGTGGCCACGTTTGCCGAGTCCTATACCCCCCAATGGCAGGGACGATATGTGGCGGCTCTCTGCCAGACCCTAGAGGCTAGTCGGCAGCAACGGATTCCACTGCTTGCCTACATTGATGGCTCCCAAGCCCGGGATTTAGTGACCCTGTTGGCACATCTGGATCGCCTCGCCCCTAGCCTCCACCTCTGCGATGCCCAACTCTTGAACACTGTTTTGACCCAGTGGGGCGATCGCTCTCCCCTGTTTCTGTGCGATCGCGGCGGCATCCTGGAAACGTATGGGCCTTGGGCCAAGGGCATTGGCTTTTGCTACCTCAAGGCCCATCAAGGCTATCCGGTACGTGTTGAACTCCCCCTGTGGATCTACGAAGCAGGACAACTGAATGCGGTGATTCGCTGGCTCTGTGGCGAACTGATTACGGGTCAAGGTTATCCCTATGCCCTTGAGGTTGCCGATCAAGTGGCCGTTCTCCAGGGGAGCGATCGCCAGGCGTTCCTCAAGCAATTACAAGTCTGGGCAGCGGGCGTGGGCATGGAACTGCGTTTTAGCCGCAAATGGGTGAGTAAGCAGCAGCGGCGCTAG
- a CDS encoding right-handed parallel beta-helix repeat-containing protein: protein MTSPLSSATLNQLTPLLGSLARLVARGSPLNNRQLQTLLLGVDLEEDPAALAELQRWGQLLTQLHQNPSEDNRHATVEALMLRGLGEAAVLLAVDTVAGRATETAPPSSQSQRLRASVARLDLGMLAPGQRATAEFEVTGGPGQIVVESSQVQVSPQQFGAGTTRIQVVVKPLRSGVVWTPLRLVTARETLEVPLVVQWSDFQTAPAGLVVAPDGSGDFRTLAEAVQSVSAGATLYLKAGTHRLEHPLTIDKALTLIGEGMETTRIVCEGEGWVVKFAGEGLFSASDIAFVHEGSGWADVVEVNRGEISFVRCRFSGGVRDVVNKRGGDGLWLGGTVTGLVSNCQATGNQWVGIRVCEQAQPTLEGNTCQENKGSGIAYFGRAAGIARQNTCSNNESCGIYVREQAQPTLEGNTCKENKECGIAYVGSAGGIARQNTCSSNGDHGIYVCLYAQPTLEGNTCQGNNKCGIAYVDSAGGVARQNTCSDNGKQGIYVDQRAQPTLEGNTCQGNNKCGIAYVGSAGGVARQNTCSDNGCGIIVGQQAQPTLEGNTCQGNKLNGIAYVGSTGGIARQNTCSDNEYHGIELGEQAQPTLEGNTCQGNKRSGIAYVDSAAGIARQNTCNDNGCGIVVGEQAQPTLEGNTCQGNKLNGIAYVGSTGGIARQNTCSNNESCGIYVGEQAQPTLEGNTCQGNTWSGIAYVGSAGGIARQNTCSNNESCGIDVGEQAQPTLEGNTCQGNEGTGIAYFGSTGGIARQNTCSGNEFGIIVGQQAQPTLEENACQGNKECGIAYVDSAGGVARQNTCSGNGKQGIYVGEQAQPTLEDNTCQGNKQCGIAYRERASGIARQNTCSNNESCGILVEEEAQPTLEGNTCQGNEDTGIAYFDSAGGVARQNTCSDNGKQGIYVDQRAQPTLEGNTCQENKGSGIVYVGSTGGIARQNTCSGNEFGIIVGQQAQPTLEENACQGNKECGIAYVDSAGGVARQNTCSGNGDHGIYVGEQAQPTLEGNTCQGNNKCGIAYVGSAGGIARQNTCSSNGDHGIYVGEQAQPTLEGNTCQGNNKCGIAYVDSAGGIARQNTCSGNEYHGIYVGEQAQPTLEGNTCQGNKGSGIAYFDSAAGIARQNTCSGNERHGIYVSEQAQPTLEGNTCQGNKGSGIAYFDSAAGIARQNTCSGNEDYGIYVVRAQPTLEENTCQGNNKCGIAYLSTDFLRDVVRALINDLHSAEGIARQNTCSNNESCGILVEEEAQPTLEGNTCQRNKESGIAYGGSPGGIARQNTCSNNESCGILVEEDAQPTLEGNTCQGNKESGIAYVGSAGGVARQNTCSGNEYNGIYVDWKAQPTLEGNTCQGNKKCGIAYFGNAGGIARQNTCSGNERYGIGVGEQAQPTLEGNTCQGNKGSGIAYFGNAGGIARQNTCSGNEYNGIGVGKQAQPTLEGNTCQGNKQCGIVYGDSTGGIARQNTCSGNEYHGIQLGEQAQPTLEGNTCQGNNLCGIAYFDSAAGIARQNTCSGNGDDGIYVCLYAQPTLEGNTCQGNRDCGIAYVGSTGGIARQNTCSGNEYHGIQLGEQAQPTLEGNTCQGNKGSGIDYVDSAGGIARQNTCSGNEYHGIQLGEQAQPTLEGNTCQGNKQSGIAYVGSAGGVARQNTCSGNEGYGIGVGEQAQPTLEGNTCQGNNDSGIYVAFAARPRLGNNRCQGNRGKDVLVQYLIF, encoded by the coding sequence ATGACCTCGCCCCTTTCCAGTGCGACCTTGAACCAACTGACCCCATTGCTGGGTAGCCTAGCTCGGCTGGTCGCCCGCGGCTCACCCCTCAACAACCGGCAGTTGCAGACCCTCCTCCTGGGCGTTGATCTGGAAGAAGACCCCGCCGCCCTAGCGGAACTCCAGCGCTGGGGACAATTGCTGACACAACTGCACCAGAACCCCTCCGAGGACAACCGCCACGCCACCGTAGAAGCCTTAATGCTGCGCGGCCTAGGGGAAGCTGCGGTATTACTGGCCGTGGACACCGTTGCCGGCCGAGCCACCGAAACAGCCCCCCCCTCATCCCAAAGCCAACGTCTGAGGGCAAGCGTGGCCAGGTTAGACCTAGGAATGCTTGCCCCCGGCCAGAGGGCAACAGCCGAGTTTGAAGTGACCGGGGGCCCTGGGCAAATCGTCGTCGAGAGCAGCCAAGTGCAGGTGAGCCCCCAACAGTTCGGAGCCGGGACCACCCGCATTCAGGTGGTAGTGAAGCCCCTGAGGTCTGGCGTCGTGTGGACACCGCTGCGGCTAGTGACAGCCAGGGAGACCCTAGAGGTGCCCCTAGTGGTGCAGTGGTCAGATTTCCAGACGGCACCGGCAGGCCTGGTGGTTGCCCCCGATGGCAGCGGTGACTTTCGCACGCTGGCAGAAGCAGTACAGAGCGTCTCAGCCGGCGCCACCCTCTACCTGAAGGCCGGCACACATCGCCTGGAGCATCCCTTGACCATTGATAAAGCGCTCACACTGATCGGGGAGGGCATGGAAACCACCCGCATCGTTTGTGAGGGCGAAGGGTGGGTTGTGAAGTTTGCAGGGGAGGGGCTGTTCAGTGCCAGCGACATTGCCTTTGTGCACGAAGGCAGCGGCTGGGCCGATGTGGTTGAGGTGAATAGGGGTGAGATATCCTTTGTGCGCTGCCGCTTCAGCGGTGGCGTGCGGGATGTGGTCAATAAGCGCGGCGGGGATGGCCTGTGGCTAGGTGGAACCGTCACAGGACTGGTGAGCAACTGCCAGGCCACGGGAAATCAGTGGGTAGGCATCCGGGTCTGCGAGCAGGCGCAACCAACCCTGGAGGGCAACACCTGCCAGGAGAATAAGGGGAGCGGCATCGCCTACTTTGGTAGGGCAGCAGGCATCGCCCGCCAGAACACCTGCAGCAATAACGAGTCCTGCGGCATCTATGTGCGCGAGCAGGCGCAGCCAACCCTGGAGGGCAACACCTGCAAGGAGAACAAGGAGTGCGGCATCGCCTACGTTGGCAGTGCAGGGGGCATCGCCCGCCAGAACACCTGCAGCAGCAATGGGGACCATGGCATCTATGTGTGCTTGTACGCGCAACCAACCCTGGAGGGCAACACCTGCCAGGGGAACAACAAGTGCGGCATCGCCTACGTTGACAGTGCAGGGGGCGTGGCTCGCCAGAACACCTGCAGCGACAATGGGAAGCAGGGCATCTATGTCGACCAGCGAGCGCAACCAACCCTGGAGGGCAACACCTGCCAGGGGAACAACAAGTGCGGCATCGCCTACGTTGGCAGTGCAGGGGGCGTGGCTCGCCAGAATACCTGCAGCGACAATGGATGCGGCATTATTGTGGGCCAGCAAGCGCAGCCAACCCTGGAGGGCAACACCTGCCAGGGGAACAAGTTGAACGGCATCGCCTACGTTGGCAGTACAGGGGGCATCGCCCGCCAGAACACCTGCAGCGACAATGAGTACCATGGCATCGAGTTGGGCGAGCAGGCACAACCAACCCTGGAGGGCAACACCTGCCAGGGGAACAAGAGGAGCGGCATCGCCTACGTTGACAGTGCAGCGGGCATCGCTCGCCAGAATACCTGCAACGACAATGGATGCGGCATTGTTGTGGGCGAGCAAGCGCAGCCAACCCTGGAGGGCAACACCTGCCAGGGGAACAAGTTGAACGGCATCGCCTACGTTGGCAGTACAGGGGGCATAGCTCGCCAGAACACCTGCAGCAATAACGAGTCCTGCGGCATCTATGTGGGCGAGCAAGCGCAACCAACCCTGGAGGGCAACACCTGCCAGGGGAACACGTGGAGCGGCATCGCCTACGTTGGCAGTGCAGGGGGCATCGCCCGCCAGAATACCTGCAGCAATAACGAGTCCTGCGGCATCGATGTGGGCGAGCAGGCGCAACCAACCCTGGAGGGCAACACCTGCCAGGGGAACGAAGGCACCGGCATCGCCTACTTTGGCAGTACAGGGGGCATCGCTCGCCAGAACACCTGCAGTGGCAATGAGTTCGGCATTATTGTGGGCCAGCAAGCGCAGCCAACCCTGGAGGAGAACGCCTGCCAGGGGAACAAGGAGTGCGGCATCGCCTACGTTGACAGTGCAGGGGGCGTGGCTCGCCAGAACACCTGCAGCGGCAATGGGAAGCAAGGCATCTATGTGGGCGAGCAGGCACAACCAACCCTAGAGGACAACACCTGCCAGGGGAACAAGCAGTGCGGCATCGCCTACCGTGAACGTGCATCAGGCATCGCTCGCCAGAATACCTGCAGCAATAACGAGTCCTGCGGCATTCTTGTGGAGGAGGAGGCGCAACCAACCCTGGAGGGCAACACCTGCCAGGGGAACGAAGACACCGGCATCGCCTACTTTGACAGTGCAGGGGGCGTGGCTCGCCAGAACACCTGCAGCGACAATGGGAAGCAGGGCATCTATGTCGACCAGCGAGCGCAACCAACCCTGGAGGGCAACACCTGCCAGGAGAACAAGGGAAGCGGCATCGTCTACGTTGGCAGTACAGGGGGCATCGCTCGCCAGAACACCTGCAGTGGCAATGAGTTCGGCATTATTGTGGGCCAGCAAGCGCAGCCAACCCTAGAGGAGAACGCCTGCCAGGGGAACAAGGAGTGCGGCATCGCCTACGTTGACAGTGCAGGGGGCGTGGCTCGCCAGAACACCTGCAGCGGCAATGGGGACCATGGCATCTATGTGGGCGAGCAGGCACAACCAACCCTGGAGGGCAACACCTGCCAGGGGAACAACAAGTGCGGCATCGCCTACGTTGGCAGTGCAGGGGGCATCGCCCGCCAGAACACCTGCAGCAGCAATGGGGACCATGGCATCTATGTGGGCGAGCAGGCGCAGCCAACCCTGGAGGGCAACACCTGCCAGGGGAACAACAAGTGCGGCATCGCCTACGTTGACAGTGCAGGGGGCATCGCTCGCCAGAACACCTGCAGCGGCAATGAGTACCATGGCATCTATGTGGGCGAGCAGGCGCAACCAACCCTGGAGGGCAACACCTGCCAGGGGAACAAGGGGAGCGGCATCGCCTACTTTGACAGTGCAGCGGGCATCGCCCGCCAGAACACCTGCAGCGGCAATGAGCGCCATGGCATCTATGTCAGCGAGCAGGCGCAACCAACCCTGGAGGGCAACACCTGCCAGGGGAACAAGGGGAGCGGCATCGCCTACTTTGACAGTGCAGCGGGCATCGCCCGCCAGAACACCTGCAGCGGCAATGAGGACTATGGCATCTATGTCGTGCGCGCCCAGCCAACCCTGGAGGAGAACACCTGCCAGGGGAACAACAAGTGCGGCATCGCCTACCTCTCTACCGACTTTTTGAGAGATGTTGTTAGGGCACTTATCAACGACTTGCACAGTGCAGAGGGCATCGCTCGCCAGAACACCTGCAGCAATAACGAGTCCTGCGGCATTCTTGTGGAGGAGGAGGCGCAACCAACCCTGGAGGGCAACACCTGCCAGCGGAACAAGGAGAGCGGCATCGCCTACGGTGGCAGCCCAGGGGGCATCGCTCGCCAGAACACCTGCAGCAATAACGAGTCCTGCGGCATTCTTGTGGAGGAGGATGCGCAACCAACCCTGGAGGGCAACACCTGCCAGGGGAACAAGGAGAGCGGCATCGCCTACGTTGGCAGTGCAGGGGGCGTGGCTCGCCAGAATACCTGCAGCGGCAATGAGTACAATGGCATCTATGTGGACTGGAAAGCGCAGCCAACCCTGGAGGGCAACACCTGCCAAGGGAACAAGAAGTGCGGCATCGCCTACTTTGGTAATGCAGGGGGCATCGCTCGCCAGAATACCTGCAGCGGCAATGAGAGGTATGGCATCGGTGTGGGCGAGCAGGCGCAGCCAACCCTGGAGGGCAACACCTGCCAGGGGAACAAGGGGAGCGGCATCGCCTACTTTGGTAATGCAGGGGGCATCGCTCGCCAGAATACCTGCAGCGGCAATGAGTACAATGGCATCGGTGTGGGCAAGCAAGCGCAGCCAACCCTGGAGGGCAACACCTGCCAGGGGAACAAGCAGTGCGGCATCGTCTACGGTGACAGTACAGGGGGCATCGCTCGCCAGAATACCTGCAGCGGCAACGAGTACCATGGCATCCAGTTGGGCGAGCAAGCGCAGCCAACCCTAGAGGGCAACACCTGCCAGGGGAACAACTTGTGCGGCATCGCCTACTTTGACAGTGCAGCGGGCATCGCTCGCCAGAATACCTGCAGCGGTAATGGGGACGATGGCATCTATGTGTGCTTGTACGCACAACCAACCCTGGAGGGCAACACCTGCCAAGGGAACAGGGACTGCGGCATCGCCTACGTTGGCAGTACAGGGGGCATCGCTCGCCAGAATACCTGCAGCGGCAATGAGTACCATGGCATCCAGTTGGGCGAGCAAGCACAGCCAACCCTGGAGGGCAACACCTGCCAGGGGAACAAGGGGAGCGGCATCGACTACGTTGACAGTGCAGGGGGCATCGCTCGCCAGAACACCTGCAGCGGCAATGAGTATCATGGCATCCAGTTGGGCGAGCAGGCACAACCAACCCTGGAGGGCAACACCTGCCAGGGGAACAAGCAAAGCGGCATCGCCTACGTTGGCAGTGCAGGGGGCGTGGCTCGCCAGAACACCTGCAGCGGCAATGAGGGGTATGGCATCGGTGTGGGCGAGCAGGCACAACCAACCCTGGAGGGCAACACCTGCCAGGGGAACAACGATAGCGGCATCTACGTGGCCTTCGCTGCCCGGCCCAGGTTGGGGAACAACCGTTGCCAGGGGAACAGGGGGAAGGATGTGTTAGTTCAATATTTAATATTTTGA